One stretch of Lemur catta isolate mLemCat1 chromosome 2, mLemCat1.pri, whole genome shotgun sequence DNA includes these proteins:
- the GTPBP2 gene encoding GTP-binding protein 2 isoform X3 has protein sequence MDSRVSELFGGCCRPGGGPAVGGTLKARGAGGSSGCGGPKGKKKNGRNRGGKANNPPYLPPEAEDGNIEYKLKLVNPSQYRFEHLVTQMKWRLQEGRGEAVYQIGVEDNGLLVGLAEEEMRASLKTLHRMAEKVGADITVLREREVDYDSDMPRKITEVLVRKVPDNQQFLDLRVAVLGNVDSGKSTLLGVLTQGELDNGRGRARLNLFRHLHEIQSGRTSSISFEILGFNSKGEVVNYSDSRTAEEICESSSKMITFIDLAGHHKYLHTTIFGLTSYCPDCALLLVSANTGIAGTTREHLGLALALKVPFFIVVSKVDLCAKTTVERTVRQLERVLKQPGCHKVPMLVTSEDDAVTAAQQFAQSPNVTPIFTLSSVSGESLDLLKVFLNILPPLTNSKEQEELMQQLTEFQVDEIYTVPEVGTVVGGTLSSGICREGDQLVVGPTDDGCFLELRVCSIQRNRSACRVLRAGQAATLALGDFDRALLRKGMVMVSPEMNPTICSVFEAEIVLLFHATTFRRGFQVTVHVGNVRQTAVVEKIHAKTQAQLPSRARCLSKIREEKPQHC, from the exons ATGGACTCGCGGGTATCGGAGCTGTTCGGCGGCTGTTGCCGGCCTGGAGGGGGCCCGGCCGTAGGCGGAACCCTCAAGGCTAGGGGGGCCGGCGGCAGCAGCGGCTGCGGGGGCCcgaaagggaagaagaagaacGGAAGGAACAGAGGGGGCAAAGCCAACAACCCCCCGTACCTGCCCCCCGAG GCTGAAGATGGAAACATCGAATATAAA CTGAAGCTGGTGAATCCATCCCAGTACCGCTTTGAGCACTTGGTGACACAAATGAAGTGGCGGCTCCAGGAGGGACGCGGTGAGGCTGTCTACCAGATTGGGGTAGAGGACAATGGGCTGCTGGTGGGGCTGGCTGAGGAGGAGATGCGGGCCTCCCTCAAGACCCTGCACCGAATGGCAGAGAA GGTTGGAGCAGACATCACCGTTCTCCGAGAGCGAGAAGTGGATTATGATAGCGACATGCCCCGGAAGATCACTGAGGTGTTAGTACGAAAGGTCCCTGACAACCAACAG TTCCTAGACCTCCGTGTGGCCGTCCTGGGGAATGTGGACTCCGGGAAGTCAACTCTGCTTGGAGTCCTGACCCAGGGAGAGCTGGACAATGGGCGGGGCCGGGCTCGGCTCAACCTTTTCCGCCACCTGCATGAGATTCAGTCTGGCCGAACATCCAGCATCAGCTTCGAGATCCTGGGCTTTAACAGCAAGGGAGAG GTGGTGAATTACAGCGACTCACGGACAGCAGAAGAGATCTGTGAGAGCAGCTCCAAGATGATCACCTTCATCGACCTGGCAGGCCACCACAAGTACCTGCACACCACCATCTTTGGCCTCACCTCCTACTGCCCTGACTGCGCCCTGCTCCTCGTCAGTGCCAACACTGGGATTG CTGGCACCACAAGGGAACATCTGGGGCTGGCCTTGGCCCTGAAAGTGCCCTTTTTCATCGTGGTCAGCAAGGTGGACCTGTGTGCCAAGACCACAGTAGAGAGGACAGTACGCCAGCTGGAGCGGGTCCTCAAGCAGCCTGGCTGCCACAAGGTCCCCATGCTGGTCACCTCTGAGGATGATGCTGTCACTGCTGCCCAGCAGTTTGCCCAGTCACCCAA TGTCACCCCCATCTTCACACTGTCTAGTGTGTCTGGAGAGAGTCTGGACCTCCTCAAAGTCTTTCTGAACATCCTGCCACCACTCACCAACAGCAAAGAGCAGGAAGAACTCATGCAGCAGCTGACGGAGTTCCAG GTGGATGAAATCTATACAGTACCAGAGGTGGGGACTGTTGTTGGAGGGACACTTTCCAG TGGGATTTGCCGTGAGGGGGACCAGCTGGTGGTGGGCCCCACGGATGATGGCTGCTTCCTGGAGCTGAGAGTGTGCAGCATCCAGCGCAACCGTTCTGCCTGCCGTGTGCTGCGAGCTGGTCAGGCTGCTACGTTGGCCCTCGGGGATTTTGACCGTGCTCTGCTTCGCAAG GGCATGGTGATGGTGAGCCCCGAGATGAATCCTACCATCTGCTCAGTGTTCGAGGCAGAGATAGTCCTGCTGTTCCATGCCACCACCTTCCGACGAGGATTCCAGGTGACTGTACACGTGGGCAACGTACGTCAGACAGCAGTGGTGGAGAAGATACATGCGAAG ACACAGGCTCAGCTTCCTTCCAGGGCGAGATGCCTCTCCaagataagagaagaaaaaccCCAACATTGCTGA
- the GTPBP2 gene encoding GTP-binding protein 2 isoform X1, with protein sequence MDSRVSELFGGCCRPGGGPAVGGTLKARGAGGSSGCGGPKGKKKNGRNRGGKANNPPYLPPEAEDGNIEYKLKLVNPSQYRFEHLVTQMKWRLQEGRGEAVYQIGVEDNGLLVGLAEEEMRASLKTLHRMAEKVGADITVLREREVDYDSDMPRKITEVLVRKVPDNQQFLDLRVAVLGNVDSGKSTLLGVLTQGELDNGRGRARLNLFRHLHEIQSGRTSSISFEILGFNSKGEVVNYSDSRTAEEICESSSKMITFIDLAGHHKYLHTTIFGLTSYCPDCALLLVSANTGIAGTTREHLGLALALKVPFFIVVSKVDLCAKTTVERTVRQLERVLKQPGCHKVPMLVTSEDDAVTAAQQFAQSPNVTPIFTLSSVSGESLDLLKVFLNILPPLTNSKEQEELMQQLTEFQVDEIYTVPEVGTVVGGTLSSGICREGDQLVVGPTDDGCFLELRVCSIQRNRSACRVLRAGQAATLALGDFDRALLRKGMVMVSPEMNPTICSVFEAEIVLLFHATTFRRGFQVTVHVGNVRQTAVVEKIHAKDKLRTGEKAVVRFRFLKHPEYLKVGAKLLFREGVTKGIGHVTDVQAITAGEAQANMGF encoded by the exons ATGGACTCGCGGGTATCGGAGCTGTTCGGCGGCTGTTGCCGGCCTGGAGGGGGCCCGGCCGTAGGCGGAACCCTCAAGGCTAGGGGGGCCGGCGGCAGCAGCGGCTGCGGGGGCCcgaaagggaagaagaagaacGGAAGGAACAGAGGGGGCAAAGCCAACAACCCCCCGTACCTGCCCCCCGAG GCTGAAGATGGAAACATCGAATATAAA CTGAAGCTGGTGAATCCATCCCAGTACCGCTTTGAGCACTTGGTGACACAAATGAAGTGGCGGCTCCAGGAGGGACGCGGTGAGGCTGTCTACCAGATTGGGGTAGAGGACAATGGGCTGCTGGTGGGGCTGGCTGAGGAGGAGATGCGGGCCTCCCTCAAGACCCTGCACCGAATGGCAGAGAA GGTTGGAGCAGACATCACCGTTCTCCGAGAGCGAGAAGTGGATTATGATAGCGACATGCCCCGGAAGATCACTGAGGTGTTAGTACGAAAGGTCCCTGACAACCAACAG TTCCTAGACCTCCGTGTGGCCGTCCTGGGGAATGTGGACTCCGGGAAGTCAACTCTGCTTGGAGTCCTGACCCAGGGAGAGCTGGACAATGGGCGGGGCCGGGCTCGGCTCAACCTTTTCCGCCACCTGCATGAGATTCAGTCTGGCCGAACATCCAGCATCAGCTTCGAGATCCTGGGCTTTAACAGCAAGGGAGAG GTGGTGAATTACAGCGACTCACGGACAGCAGAAGAGATCTGTGAGAGCAGCTCCAAGATGATCACCTTCATCGACCTGGCAGGCCACCACAAGTACCTGCACACCACCATCTTTGGCCTCACCTCCTACTGCCCTGACTGCGCCCTGCTCCTCGTCAGTGCCAACACTGGGATTG CTGGCACCACAAGGGAACATCTGGGGCTGGCCTTGGCCCTGAAAGTGCCCTTTTTCATCGTGGTCAGCAAGGTGGACCTGTGTGCCAAGACCACAGTAGAGAGGACAGTACGCCAGCTGGAGCGGGTCCTCAAGCAGCCTGGCTGCCACAAGGTCCCCATGCTGGTCACCTCTGAGGATGATGCTGTCACTGCTGCCCAGCAGTTTGCCCAGTCACCCAA TGTCACCCCCATCTTCACACTGTCTAGTGTGTCTGGAGAGAGTCTGGACCTCCTCAAAGTCTTTCTGAACATCCTGCCACCACTCACCAACAGCAAAGAGCAGGAAGAACTCATGCAGCAGCTGACGGAGTTCCAG GTGGATGAAATCTATACAGTACCAGAGGTGGGGACTGTTGTTGGAGGGACACTTTCCAG TGGGATTTGCCGTGAGGGGGACCAGCTGGTGGTGGGCCCCACGGATGATGGCTGCTTCCTGGAGCTGAGAGTGTGCAGCATCCAGCGCAACCGTTCTGCCTGCCGTGTGCTGCGAGCTGGTCAGGCTGCTACGTTGGCCCTCGGGGATTTTGACCGTGCTCTGCTTCGCAAG GGCATGGTGATGGTGAGCCCCGAGATGAATCCTACCATCTGCTCAGTGTTCGAGGCAGAGATAGTCCTGCTGTTCCATGCCACCACCTTCCGACGAGGATTCCAGGTGACTGTACACGTGGGCAACGTACGTCAGACAGCAGTGGTGGAGAAGATACATGCGAAG GACAAGCTGCGGACAGGGGAGAAGGCAGTGGTACGTTTCCGCTTCTTGAAACACCCAGAGTACCTGAAGGTGGGCGCCAAACTGCTGTTCCGGGAGGGTGTCACCAAGGGCATCGGCCATGTCACTGATGTGCAAGCCATTACAGCAGGAGAAGCTCAAGCCAACATGGGCTTCTGA
- the GTPBP2 gene encoding GTP-binding protein 2 isoform X4, producing MKWRLQEGRGEAVYQIGVEDNGLLVGLAEEEMRASLKTLHRMAEKVGADITVLREREVDYDSDMPRKITEVLVRKVPDNQQFLDLRVAVLGNVDSGKSTLLGVLTQGELDNGRGRARLNLFRHLHEIQSGRTSSISFEILGFNSKGEVVNYSDSRTAEEICESSSKMITFIDLAGHHKYLHTTIFGLTSYCPDCALLLVSANTGIAGTTREHLGLALALKVPFFIVVSKVDLCAKTTVERTVRQLERVLKQPGCHKVPMLVTSEDDAVTAAQQFAQSPNVTPIFTLSSVSGESLDLLKVFLNILPPLTNSKEQEELMQQLTEFQVDEIYTVPEVGTVVGGTLSSGICREGDQLVVGPTDDGCFLELRVCSIQRNRSACRVLRAGQAATLALGDFDRALLRKGMVMVSPEMNPTICSVFEAEIVLLFHATTFRRGFQVTVHVGNVRQTAVVEKIHAKDKLRTGEKAVVRFRFLKHPEYLKVGAKLLFREGVTKGIGHVTDVQAITAGEAQANMGF from the exons ATGAAGTGGCGGCTCCAGGAGGGACGCGGTGAGGCTGTCTACCAGATTGGGGTAGAGGACAATGGGCTGCTGGTGGGGCTGGCTGAGGAGGAGATGCGGGCCTCCCTCAAGACCCTGCACCGAATGGCAGAGAA GGTTGGAGCAGACATCACCGTTCTCCGAGAGCGAGAAGTGGATTATGATAGCGACATGCCCCGGAAGATCACTGAGGTGTTAGTACGAAAGGTCCCTGACAACCAACAG TTCCTAGACCTCCGTGTGGCCGTCCTGGGGAATGTGGACTCCGGGAAGTCAACTCTGCTTGGAGTCCTGACCCAGGGAGAGCTGGACAATGGGCGGGGCCGGGCTCGGCTCAACCTTTTCCGCCACCTGCATGAGATTCAGTCTGGCCGAACATCCAGCATCAGCTTCGAGATCCTGGGCTTTAACAGCAAGGGAGAG GTGGTGAATTACAGCGACTCACGGACAGCAGAAGAGATCTGTGAGAGCAGCTCCAAGATGATCACCTTCATCGACCTGGCAGGCCACCACAAGTACCTGCACACCACCATCTTTGGCCTCACCTCCTACTGCCCTGACTGCGCCCTGCTCCTCGTCAGTGCCAACACTGGGATTG CTGGCACCACAAGGGAACATCTGGGGCTGGCCTTGGCCCTGAAAGTGCCCTTTTTCATCGTGGTCAGCAAGGTGGACCTGTGTGCCAAGACCACAGTAGAGAGGACAGTACGCCAGCTGGAGCGGGTCCTCAAGCAGCCTGGCTGCCACAAGGTCCCCATGCTGGTCACCTCTGAGGATGATGCTGTCACTGCTGCCCAGCAGTTTGCCCAGTCACCCAA TGTCACCCCCATCTTCACACTGTCTAGTGTGTCTGGAGAGAGTCTGGACCTCCTCAAAGTCTTTCTGAACATCCTGCCACCACTCACCAACAGCAAAGAGCAGGAAGAACTCATGCAGCAGCTGACGGAGTTCCAG GTGGATGAAATCTATACAGTACCAGAGGTGGGGACTGTTGTTGGAGGGACACTTTCCAG TGGGATTTGCCGTGAGGGGGACCAGCTGGTGGTGGGCCCCACGGATGATGGCTGCTTCCTGGAGCTGAGAGTGTGCAGCATCCAGCGCAACCGTTCTGCCTGCCGTGTGCTGCGAGCTGGTCAGGCTGCTACGTTGGCCCTCGGGGATTTTGACCGTGCTCTGCTTCGCAAG GGCATGGTGATGGTGAGCCCCGAGATGAATCCTACCATCTGCTCAGTGTTCGAGGCAGAGATAGTCCTGCTGTTCCATGCCACCACCTTCCGACGAGGATTCCAGGTGACTGTACACGTGGGCAACGTACGTCAGACAGCAGTGGTGGAGAAGATACATGCGAAG GACAAGCTGCGGACAGGGGAGAAGGCAGTGGTACGTTTCCGCTTCTTGAAACACCCAGAGTACCTGAAGGTGGGCGCCAAACTGCTGTTCCGGGAGGGTGTCACCAAGGGCATCGGCCATGTCACTGATGTGCAAGCCATTACAGCAGGAGAAGCTCAAGCCAACATGGGCTTCTGA
- the GTPBP2 gene encoding GTP-binding protein 2 isoform X2 — translation MDSRVSELFGGCCRPGGGPAVGGTLKARGAGGSSGCGGPKGKKKNGRNRGGKANNPPYLPPEAEDGNIEYKLKLVNPSQYRFEHLVTQMKWRLQEGRGEAVYQIGVEDNGLLVGLAEEEMRASLKTLHRMAEKVGADITVLREREVDYDSDMPRKITEVLVRKVPDNQQFLDLRVAVLGNVDSGKSTLLGVLTQGELDNGRGRARLNLFRHLHEIQSGRTSSISFEILGFNSKGEVVNYSDSRTAEEICESSSKMITFIDLAGHHKYLHTTIFGLTSYCPDCALLLVSANTGIAGTTREHLGLALALKVPFFIVVSKVDLCAKTTVERTVRQLERVLKQPGCHKVPMLVTSEDDAVTAAQQFAQSPNVSGESLDLLKVFLNILPPLTNSKEQEELMQQLTEFQVDEIYTVPEVGTVVGGTLSSGICREGDQLVVGPTDDGCFLELRVCSIQRNRSACRVLRAGQAATLALGDFDRALLRKGMVMVSPEMNPTICSVFEAEIVLLFHATTFRRGFQVTVHVGNVRQTAVVEKIHAKDKLRTGEKAVVRFRFLKHPEYLKVGAKLLFREGVTKGIGHVTDVQAITAGEAQANMGF, via the exons ATGGACTCGCGGGTATCGGAGCTGTTCGGCGGCTGTTGCCGGCCTGGAGGGGGCCCGGCCGTAGGCGGAACCCTCAAGGCTAGGGGGGCCGGCGGCAGCAGCGGCTGCGGGGGCCcgaaagggaagaagaagaacGGAAGGAACAGAGGGGGCAAAGCCAACAACCCCCCGTACCTGCCCCCCGAG GCTGAAGATGGAAACATCGAATATAAA CTGAAGCTGGTGAATCCATCCCAGTACCGCTTTGAGCACTTGGTGACACAAATGAAGTGGCGGCTCCAGGAGGGACGCGGTGAGGCTGTCTACCAGATTGGGGTAGAGGACAATGGGCTGCTGGTGGGGCTGGCTGAGGAGGAGATGCGGGCCTCCCTCAAGACCCTGCACCGAATGGCAGAGAA GGTTGGAGCAGACATCACCGTTCTCCGAGAGCGAGAAGTGGATTATGATAGCGACATGCCCCGGAAGATCACTGAGGTGTTAGTACGAAAGGTCCCTGACAACCAACAG TTCCTAGACCTCCGTGTGGCCGTCCTGGGGAATGTGGACTCCGGGAAGTCAACTCTGCTTGGAGTCCTGACCCAGGGAGAGCTGGACAATGGGCGGGGCCGGGCTCGGCTCAACCTTTTCCGCCACCTGCATGAGATTCAGTCTGGCCGAACATCCAGCATCAGCTTCGAGATCCTGGGCTTTAACAGCAAGGGAGAG GTGGTGAATTACAGCGACTCACGGACAGCAGAAGAGATCTGTGAGAGCAGCTCCAAGATGATCACCTTCATCGACCTGGCAGGCCACCACAAGTACCTGCACACCACCATCTTTGGCCTCACCTCCTACTGCCCTGACTGCGCCCTGCTCCTCGTCAGTGCCAACACTGGGATTG CTGGCACCACAAGGGAACATCTGGGGCTGGCCTTGGCCCTGAAAGTGCCCTTTTTCATCGTGGTCAGCAAGGTGGACCTGTGTGCCAAGACCACAGTAGAGAGGACAGTACGCCAGCTGGAGCGGGTCCTCAAGCAGCCTGGCTGCCACAAGGTCCCCATGCTGGTCACCTCTGAGGATGATGCTGTCACTGCTGCCCAGCAGTTTGCCCAGTCACCCAA TGTGTCTGGAGAGAGTCTGGACCTCCTCAAAGTCTTTCTGAACATCCTGCCACCACTCACCAACAGCAAAGAGCAGGAAGAACTCATGCAGCAGCTGACGGAGTTCCAG GTGGATGAAATCTATACAGTACCAGAGGTGGGGACTGTTGTTGGAGGGACACTTTCCAG TGGGATTTGCCGTGAGGGGGACCAGCTGGTGGTGGGCCCCACGGATGATGGCTGCTTCCTGGAGCTGAGAGTGTGCAGCATCCAGCGCAACCGTTCTGCCTGCCGTGTGCTGCGAGCTGGTCAGGCTGCTACGTTGGCCCTCGGGGATTTTGACCGTGCTCTGCTTCGCAAG GGCATGGTGATGGTGAGCCCCGAGATGAATCCTACCATCTGCTCAGTGTTCGAGGCAGAGATAGTCCTGCTGTTCCATGCCACCACCTTCCGACGAGGATTCCAGGTGACTGTACACGTGGGCAACGTACGTCAGACAGCAGTGGTGGAGAAGATACATGCGAAG GACAAGCTGCGGACAGGGGAGAAGGCAGTGGTACGTTTCCGCTTCTTGAAACACCCAGAGTACCTGAAGGTGGGCGCCAAACTGCTGTTCCGGGAGGGTGTCACCAAGGGCATCGGCCATGTCACTGATGTGCAAGCCATTACAGCAGGAGAAGCTCAAGCCAACATGGGCTTCTGA
- the GTPBP2 gene encoding GTP-binding protein 2 isoform X5 produces MDSRVSELFGGCCRPGGGPAVGGTLKARGAGGSSGCGGPKGKKKNGRNRGGKANNPPYLPPEAEDGNIEYKLKLVNPSQYRFEHLVTQMKWRLQEGRGEAVYQIGVEDNGLLVGLAEEEMRASLKTLHRMAEKVGADITVLREREVDYDSDMPRKITEVLVRKVPDNQQFLDLRVAVLGNVDSGKSTLLGVLTQGELDNGRGRARLNLFRHLHEIQSGRTSSISFEILGFNSKGEVVNYSDSRTAEEICESSSKMITFIDLAGHHKYLHTTIFGLTSYCPDCALLLVSANTGIAGTTREHLGLALALKVPFFIVVSKVDLCAKTTVERTVRQLERVLKQPGCHKVPMLVTSEDDAVTAAQQFAQSPNVTPIFTLSSVSGESLDLLKVFLNILPPLTNSKEQEELMQQLTEFQVDEIYTVPEVGTVVGGTLSSGICREGDQLVVGPTDDGCFLELRVCSIQRNRSACRVLRAGQAATLALGDFDRALLRKCSRQR; encoded by the exons ATGGACTCGCGGGTATCGGAGCTGTTCGGCGGCTGTTGCCGGCCTGGAGGGGGCCCGGCCGTAGGCGGAACCCTCAAGGCTAGGGGGGCCGGCGGCAGCAGCGGCTGCGGGGGCCcgaaagggaagaagaagaacGGAAGGAACAGAGGGGGCAAAGCCAACAACCCCCCGTACCTGCCCCCCGAG GCTGAAGATGGAAACATCGAATATAAA CTGAAGCTGGTGAATCCATCCCAGTACCGCTTTGAGCACTTGGTGACACAAATGAAGTGGCGGCTCCAGGAGGGACGCGGTGAGGCTGTCTACCAGATTGGGGTAGAGGACAATGGGCTGCTGGTGGGGCTGGCTGAGGAGGAGATGCGGGCCTCCCTCAAGACCCTGCACCGAATGGCAGAGAA GGTTGGAGCAGACATCACCGTTCTCCGAGAGCGAGAAGTGGATTATGATAGCGACATGCCCCGGAAGATCACTGAGGTGTTAGTACGAAAGGTCCCTGACAACCAACAG TTCCTAGACCTCCGTGTGGCCGTCCTGGGGAATGTGGACTCCGGGAAGTCAACTCTGCTTGGAGTCCTGACCCAGGGAGAGCTGGACAATGGGCGGGGCCGGGCTCGGCTCAACCTTTTCCGCCACCTGCATGAGATTCAGTCTGGCCGAACATCCAGCATCAGCTTCGAGATCCTGGGCTTTAACAGCAAGGGAGAG GTGGTGAATTACAGCGACTCACGGACAGCAGAAGAGATCTGTGAGAGCAGCTCCAAGATGATCACCTTCATCGACCTGGCAGGCCACCACAAGTACCTGCACACCACCATCTTTGGCCTCACCTCCTACTGCCCTGACTGCGCCCTGCTCCTCGTCAGTGCCAACACTGGGATTG CTGGCACCACAAGGGAACATCTGGGGCTGGCCTTGGCCCTGAAAGTGCCCTTTTTCATCGTGGTCAGCAAGGTGGACCTGTGTGCCAAGACCACAGTAGAGAGGACAGTACGCCAGCTGGAGCGGGTCCTCAAGCAGCCTGGCTGCCACAAGGTCCCCATGCTGGTCACCTCTGAGGATGATGCTGTCACTGCTGCCCAGCAGTTTGCCCAGTCACCCAA TGTCACCCCCATCTTCACACTGTCTAGTGTGTCTGGAGAGAGTCTGGACCTCCTCAAAGTCTTTCTGAACATCCTGCCACCACTCACCAACAGCAAAGAGCAGGAAGAACTCATGCAGCAGCTGACGGAGTTCCAG GTGGATGAAATCTATACAGTACCAGAGGTGGGGACTGTTGTTGGAGGGACACTTTCCAG TGGGATTTGCCGTGAGGGGGACCAGCTGGTGGTGGGCCCCACGGATGATGGCTGCTTCCTGGAGCTGAGAGTGTGCAGCATCCAGCGCAACCGTTCTGCCTGCCGTGTGCTGCGAGCTGGTCAGGCTGCTACGTTGGCCCTCGGGGATTTTGACCGTGCTCTGCTTCGCAAG TGTTCGAGGCAGAGATAG